Proteins from a single region of Natrinema salifodinae:
- a CDS encoding energy-coupling factor ABC transporter ATP-binding protein, with translation MIEFRSVSYAFDDVSVIEDLSLSIDDGEFVFLAGANGSGKTTLLRHCNGLLTPDSGRVLVDGTPVAEDLIAARSRVGMVFQHPRDQFVAATVGADVAFGPENLGLARDEIDRRVAAALDAVNLTGREDDRIDALSGGEQARVAIAGALAMDPSHLVLDEPFTGLDEPARRSVLSRLESLSADGTGVLLATHDLRDVRALADRVIAVRDGRVAVDGPPARALDELEGLDVRVPNRC, from the coding sequence ATGATCGAATTCCGCTCGGTCTCCTACGCATTCGACGACGTTTCCGTCATCGAGGACCTCTCGCTGTCGATCGACGACGGCGAGTTCGTCTTTCTGGCGGGCGCCAACGGCAGCGGGAAGACGACGCTGCTGCGCCACTGTAACGGCCTGCTGACGCCCGATTCCGGCCGGGTGCTCGTCGACGGCACGCCCGTCGCCGAGGACCTGATCGCCGCCCGCTCGCGCGTCGGCATGGTCTTCCAGCACCCCCGCGACCAGTTCGTCGCCGCAACGGTCGGCGCGGACGTCGCCTTCGGCCCCGAGAACCTCGGCCTGGCGCGCGACGAAATCGACCGCCGGGTCGCGGCCGCCCTCGACGCGGTGAACCTGACCGGCCGCGAGGACGACCGGATCGACGCGCTTTCGGGGGGTGAACAGGCCCGCGTGGCGATCGCGGGCGCGCTCGCGATGGATCCGAGCCACCTCGTCCTCGACGAACCCTTCACCGGGCTGGACGAGCCCGCGCGCCGGTCGGTGCTCTCGCGGCTCGAATCGCTGTCGGCCGACGGGACCGGCGTCCTGCTTGCGACCCACGACCTCCGGGACGTCCGCGCGCTGGCTGATCGCGTGATCGCCGTACGAGACGGCCGGGTCGCCGTCGACGGCCCGCCCGCCCGCGCACTGGACGAACTCGAGGGACTCGACGTGCGCGTGCCGAACCGATGCTGA
- a CDS encoding aldehyde dehydrogenase family protein — protein sequence MSQQTTAQPDRHYINGEWTDGAGDETFESENPATGETLRTFHRGTEADVDAALAAAEDAQEEWRELSHIDRAEYLWDIYHELRERTDELGEIVTKECGKEISEGKADVVEAAHMVEWAAGNARHPHGDVVPSEIGSKDAYMRRKPRGVIGCITPWNFPVAIPFWHMAVSLVEGNTVVWKPAEQTPWCAQIVAEMFEDAGIPDGVFNMVQGFGDAGEAIVDDERVDTVLFTGSAEVGQAVGRAVAEQPGKLAACEMGGKNAVVITDEADLDTAVHSAVMSSFKTTGQRCVSAERLIVHEDVYDEFKERFVEIAENVAVGDPLAEDTFMGPLVEGEHKEKVLEYNELARSEDVDVLVDRDELGDDEIPDGHEDGHWVGPFVYEADHEADLRCTQEEVFGPHVALMEYSGDIEDAVEIHNDTEYGLAGAIISENYREMNYYRDNAEVGLAYGNLPCIGAEVHLPFGGVGKSGNGYPSGREVIEAVTERTAWTLNNSKDIEMAQGLSADVTTTDD from the coding sequence ATGAGTCAGCAGACGACAGCTCAGCCAGACCGACACTACATTAACGGCGAGTGGACCGACGGCGCGGGCGACGAGACGTTCGAGAGCGAGAACCCGGCGACCGGCGAGACGCTTCGGACCTTCCACCGCGGGACCGAGGCTGACGTCGATGCGGCCCTTGCGGCCGCCGAAGACGCCCAGGAGGAGTGGCGAGAACTGTCCCACATCGACCGCGCGGAGTACCTCTGGGACATCTACCACGAACTGCGCGAGCGGACGGACGAACTCGGCGAGATCGTCACCAAGGAGTGTGGCAAGGAGATTTCGGAGGGCAAGGCCGACGTCGTCGAGGCCGCCCACATGGTCGAGTGGGCCGCGGGCAACGCCCGCCACCCCCACGGCGACGTCGTCCCCTCCGAAATCGGGAGCAAGGACGCGTACATGCGGCGCAAGCCCCGCGGCGTCATCGGCTGTATCACGCCGTGGAACTTCCCGGTCGCGATCCCGTTCTGGCACATGGCCGTCTCGCTGGTCGAGGGCAACACGGTCGTCTGGAAGCCAGCCGAACAGACGCCGTGGTGCGCCCAGATCGTCGCCGAGATGTTCGAGGATGCCGGCATCCCCGACGGCGTGTTCAACATGGTCCAGGGCTTCGGCGACGCCGGCGAGGCCATTGTCGACGACGAGCGCGTCGACACCGTGCTGTTCACCGGCTCGGCTGAAGTCGGTCAGGCGGTCGGCCGCGCCGTCGCCGAGCAGCCCGGCAAGCTCGCGGCCTGCGAGATGGGCGGCAAGAACGCGGTCGTCATCACCGACGAGGCCGACCTCGATACGGCCGTCCACTCGGCCGTGATGAGTTCGTTCAAGACCACCGGCCAGCGCTGCGTCTCCGCCGAGCGCCTGATCGTCCACGAGGACGTCTACGACGAGTTCAAAGAGCGCTTCGTCGAGATCGCCGAGAACGTCGCCGTCGGCGATCCGCTGGCGGAAGACACCTTCATGGGGCCGCTCGTCGAGGGCGAGCACAAGGAGAAGGTCCTCGAGTACAACGAGCTCGCCCGCAGCGAGGACGTCGACGTGCTCGTCGACCGCGACGAACTGGGCGACGACGAGATTCCGGACGGCCACGAGGACGGCCACTGGGTCGGCCCGTTCGTCTACGAGGCCGATCACGAGGCGGACCTCCGCTGTACGCAAGAGGAGGTCTTCGGTCCCCACGTCGCGCTCATGGAGTACTCCGGGGACATCGAGGACGCCGTCGAGATCCACAACGACACCGAGTACGGCCTGGCGGGCGCGATCATCTCCGAAAACTACCGTGAAATGAACTACTACCGCGACAACGCCGAGGTCGGTCTTGCGTACGGCAACCTGCCGTGTATCGGCGCGGAGGTCCACCTGCCGTTCGGCGGCGTCGGGAAGTCCGGCAACGGCTACCCGAGCGGCCGCGAAGTGATCGAGGCTGTCACCGAGCGCACCGCCTGGACGCTGAACAACTCGAAAGACATCGAGATGGCCCAGGGCCTCTCCGCGGACGTCACGACCACCGACGACTGA
- a CDS encoding DUF7282 domain-containing protein: MRRGAIAAVVVAVAMVGSAVAFPLLGGGLGLFDEGNGGAPDEQPAGDGSGAGVALAAGAQDDADANATGDAELELITFDSDGADDDERAAEIGTGTDQANQIETETETEIQGDREDAVEAGVDQGVELVQSQGVEVTQEQRAAALEGALESATQYQTAEAEQVQAASAGAVHGALIQEQSVNATQVQHAVGGATDGALSQTQSQSINVTQLQSATWGATHGALAHAQNQHVTVEQIQIATRGAAAGAANEAGANDVGTVPKIQEAAQGAAYGVLEQYQAISIEQRQQVTLEHVQHAAAGGAAGALEGSALTTIEQEQRVDVEQRQKATIKQIQKAAAGASKGALVQRQDVSVEQTQVAARGASRGSLTQVQDVSVEQVQRVSITQIQEAAFGAAKGSISQSQEASVEQIQAAADGAAGGTLVQSQEASVTQVQAAATGAAEGAVTSAIQRQEATIEQVQAAAFGAGEGSVTQTQVADVTQVQRLARGGASGALVQSQEASVTQVQTAARSACTETAQVVQSQRISVTQIQTLTEVAAAEATVYAVQEGTDDATEISQHVEITVVQELETIDRIEGTATIDAPEQETDGETVTVEDVSLSEGGFVAVYEGVAVDADPDALLGVSAYLEAGEHEGVEIELDEPLNESTALVVAAHHDTNDDGEFEYAESNGEEDVPYVTEGGIPIIDGTFVTVADDEDPEATLSVADQEGNGSTLTVDQANASVPYTVTAATENGTAESDAFAAGEEATNLSLELDPPIAENTTVDVAVVDEDGATLANESVEYAVVPDDPGEPGEPGEPGEPNASLSVDDQAGDGETLAVDAASATEEFVLTAEYDGARVDSEPFEANTTVADETLELDPPIEEATTVNVSVRNATDDTALANESIEYAVEGPDPTEPTANLTVADQTGDGETLIVTSANASVEYALTVTDENGTSIAESEPIAANETVGPEEIPLEPPLAENATLEVAVVEAANGTVLENETVEYTVDSVLEEFDVEFASCSRAAVSASLAEGDRVAASTGFYDTAGFGDTIAEDQITVGEDVEAPFTGTIVFELGDERNVETDGDEVFVEVPSYGTFGTYISGISSPEAIPVAGIDYPNPEIESCSEEARPALPNLSVEETTPSDDGESINVTFGYENPNDAAVVGNSQFVEGTASEDPPAEFEPGEGTFTVEWTPESDDERLVWEVDFSFYGYEEPVTAATPPAGEIVPQEPGDPAEFDVSIAATNDPVEQGEPIEVETELENVGGEEGTQNVEIAVGGATGDALPVTLESGESRALTMTYDTVGLEPGEYPVEVSTENATAETTVTVEESAEAAAFAVTDLSAPESGEPGEDVTVSATIENQGDREETQTVTYAIDGEPVGESSVTLAGGESATLTFSVVLPEGTSTHTVATADDEASVTIEADSPETAETGDNAEPTDEPVEPPETPGEPSDDPEPPQPPEAPDSSDAPEQPTDV; the protein is encoded by the coding sequence ATGAGACGCGGCGCGATCGCCGCCGTCGTAGTCGCGGTCGCGATGGTCGGAAGCGCCGTCGCGTTCCCGCTCCTCGGCGGCGGACTCGGACTGTTCGACGAGGGCAACGGGGGCGCCCCCGACGAGCAGCCCGCGGGCGACGGTTCGGGAGCCGGAGTCGCGCTCGCGGCCGGCGCGCAGGACGACGCCGACGCGAACGCGACGGGCGACGCCGAGCTCGAACTGATAACGTTCGACTCGGATGGGGCCGACGACGATGAGAGAGCGGCCGAAATCGGAACTGGAACCGACCAGGCCAACCAGATCGAGACCGAAACCGAGACCGAGATCCAGGGCGACCGCGAGGACGCCGTCGAGGCCGGCGTCGACCAGGGGGTCGAACTCGTCCAGTCTCAGGGCGTCGAGGTGACCCAGGAGCAGCGGGCGGCGGCGCTCGAGGGTGCGCTCGAATCGGCCACGCAGTACCAGACCGCCGAGGCCGAGCAGGTTCAGGCGGCGTCGGCGGGGGCCGTCCACGGTGCGCTGATTCAGGAGCAGTCGGTCAACGCGACGCAGGTGCAGCACGCGGTCGGCGGGGCGACCGACGGCGCGCTCTCGCAGACCCAGTCCCAGTCGATCAACGTCACGCAACTCCAGAGCGCGACCTGGGGCGCGACCCACGGGGCGCTCGCTCACGCGCAGAACCAGCACGTGACCGTCGAGCAGATCCAGATCGCGACCAGGGGCGCGGCCGCGGGCGCCGCAAACGAGGCAGGCGCGAACGACGTCGGGACGGTCCCGAAGATCCAGGAGGCCGCGCAGGGAGCGGCCTACGGCGTCCTGGAACAGTACCAGGCGATTTCGATCGAACAGCGCCAGCAGGTGACCCTCGAGCACGTCCAGCACGCCGCGGCCGGCGGCGCCGCGGGGGCGCTCGAGGGGAGCGCACTGACGACGATCGAGCAGGAACAGCGCGTCGATGTCGAGCAGCGCCAGAAAGCGACGATCAAGCAGATCCAGAAGGCGGCGGCCGGCGCGTCGAAGGGCGCGCTCGTCCAGCGTCAGGACGTCTCGGTCGAGCAGACCCAGGTCGCGGCCCGCGGGGCGAGCCGGGGGTCGCTGACGCAGGTTCAGGACGTCTCGGTCGAGCAGGTGCAGCGAGTGTCGATCACGCAGATCCAAGAAGCCGCCTTCGGCGCGGCGAAGGGGTCGATTTCCCAGAGTCAGGAAGCGAGCGTCGAGCAAATCCAGGCCGCCGCCGACGGGGCCGCAGGCGGCACGCTCGTCCAGTCCCAGGAGGCGTCGGTGACGCAGGTTCAGGCCGCCGCGACCGGCGCGGCCGAGGGCGCGGTCACGTCCGCGATCCAGCGACAGGAAGCGACGATCGAGCAGGTTCAGGCCGCCGCGTTCGGCGCGGGTGAGGGGTCGGTGACCCAGACGCAGGTCGCCGACGTAACCCAGGTCCAGCGGCTCGCGCGGGGCGGAGCGAGCGGCGCGCTCGTCCAGTCCCAGGAGGCGTCGGTGACGCAGGTGCAGACGGCGGCCCGAAGCGCCTGCACGGAGACGGCGCAGGTCGTCCAGTCCCAGCGGATCAGCGTCACGCAGATTCAGACGTTGACCGAGGTGGCCGCCGCCGAGGCGACCGTCTACGCGGTCCAGGAAGGGACCGACGACGCGACGGAGATCTCCCAACACGTCGAGATCACCGTCGTCCAGGAGCTCGAGACGATCGATCGGATCGAGGGGACGGCGACGATCGACGCGCCCGAGCAGGAGACCGACGGGGAAACGGTCACCGTCGAGGACGTCTCGCTCTCGGAGGGCGGCTTCGTGGCCGTTTACGAGGGTGTCGCGGTCGACGCCGATCCGGACGCGCTCCTCGGCGTCTCGGCGTACCTCGAAGCCGGCGAGCACGAGGGCGTTGAGATCGAACTCGACGAACCGCTGAACGAGAGCACCGCGCTCGTCGTGGCCGCCCACCACGACACGAACGACGACGGGGAGTTCGAGTACGCCGAGTCCAACGGCGAAGAGGATGTCCCGTACGTGACCGAGGGCGGGATCCCGATTATCGACGGCACGTTCGTGACGGTCGCGGACGACGAGGACCCCGAGGCGACGCTGTCGGTGGCCGATCAGGAAGGGAACGGTTCGACGCTGACGGTCGACCAGGCGAACGCGTCCGTCCCGTACACCGTCACCGCGGCGACCGAGAACGGAACCGCCGAGAGCGACGCGTTCGCGGCCGGCGAGGAAGCGACGAATCTCTCGCTCGAACTCGACCCGCCGATCGCGGAGAATACGACTGTCGACGTCGCGGTCGTCGACGAGGACGGTGCGACGCTCGCGAACGAGTCCGTCGAGTACGCAGTCGTACCGGACGACCCAGGCGAACCCGGAGAACCAGGTGAGCCTGGCGAACCCAACGCGTCGCTCTCGGTCGACGACCAGGCGGGCGACGGCGAGACCCTCGCGGTCGACGCCGCGAGCGCGACCGAGGAGTTCGTCCTCACGGCCGAGTACGACGGCGCGCGGGTCGACAGCGAGCCCTTCGAGGCGAACACGACGGTCGCGGACGAGACGCTCGAACTCGACCCGCCGATCGAGGAAGCCACGACCGTGAACGTCTCCGTTCGCAACGCGACGGACGACACGGCCCTGGCGAACGAGTCGATCGAGTACGCGGTCGAGGGGCCGGATCCGACGGAGCCGACGGCGAACCTCACGGTCGCCGACCAGACCGGTGACGGGGAGACGCTCATCGTCACATCGGCCAACGCGTCGGTCGAGTACGCCCTCACCGTTACCGACGAGAACGGGACCTCGATCGCCGAGAGCGAGCCCATCGCGGCTAACGAGACGGTCGGTCCCGAGGAGATCCCCCTCGAGCCGCCGCTCGCGGAGAACGCGACCCTCGAGGTGGCGGTCGTCGAAGCGGCGAACGGGACGGTCCTCGAGAACGAGACCGTCGAGTACACGGTCGATAGCGTGCTCGAGGAATTCGACGTCGAGTTCGCGAGCTGCTCGCGGGCGGCGGTTTCCGCGTCGCTCGCGGAGGGCGATCGGGTCGCCGCGAGCACCGGCTTCTACGACACCGCCGGCTTCGGGGACACCATCGCGGAGGACCAGATCACCGTCGGCGAGGACGTGGAAGCGCCATTCACCGGCACGATAGTCTTCGAGCTCGGCGACGAGCGAAACGTCGAGACCGACGGCGACGAGGTGTTCGTCGAGGTGCCGTCCTACGGCACCTTCGGGACGTACATCTCCGGCATTAGTTCGCCGGAGGCGATCCCCGTCGCCGGGATCGACTACCCCAACCCCGAAATAGAGTCGTGCAGCGAGGAGGCCAGGCCGGCGCTGCCGAACCTCTCCGTCGAGGAGACGACGCCGTCCGACGACGGCGAGAGCATCAATGTGACCTTCGGCTACGAGAATCCGAACGACGCCGCGGTCGTCGGCAACAGCCAGTTCGTCGAGGGGACCGCGAGCGAGGATCCGCCCGCGGAATTCGAACCCGGCGAGGGAACGTTCACCGTCGAGTGGACGCCCGAGAGCGACGACGAACGGCTCGTCTGGGAGGTCGACTTCTCGTTCTACGGCTACGAGGAGCCGGTGACCGCCGCGACGCCGCCGGCCGGCGAGATCGTCCCCCAGGAGCCCGGCGATCCCGCCGAATTCGACGTCTCGATCGCGGCGACGAACGATCCGGTCGAACAGGGTGAGCCGATCGAGGTCGAGACCGAACTCGAGAACGTCGGCGGCGAGGAGGGCACGCAGAACGTCGAGATCGCCGTCGGCGGCGCGACCGGCGATGCGTTGCCGGTCACGCTCGAGTCGGGCGAGTCCCGAGCGCTCACGATGACCTACGACACGGTGGGGCTCGAACCCGGCGAGTACCCGGTCGAAGTGTCGACCGAGAACGCGACGGCCGAGACGACGGTGACCGTCGAGGAGAGCGCTGAAGCGGCGGCGTTCGCGGTCACCGACCTCTCGGCGCCCGAGAGCGGCGAGCCCGGCGAGGACGTGACGGTCAGCGCGACGATCGAGAACCAGGGCGACCGCGAGGAAACGCAGACGGTGACCTACGCTATCGACGGCGAGCCCGTCGGCGAATCGTCCGTGACGCTCGCGGGCGGGGAGTCGGCGACGCTCACGTTTTCAGTGGTACTCCCCGAAGGAACGTCGACGCACACGGTCGCGACCGCCGACGATGAGGCGTCGGTGACGATCGAAGCAGATTCGCCCGAGACCGCGGAGACGGGCGATAATGCGGAACCGACCGACGAACCCGTCGAACCGCCCGAAACCCCCGGCGAACCGTCCGATGACCCAGAGCCGCCACAGCCGCCGGAGGCGCCGGATTCATCGGACGCGCCCGAGCAGCCTACCGACGTCTGA
- a CDS encoding biotin transporter BioY produces the protein MATEQNSVDLVDDAVVRQFARAALLATLIGASAPVSIPLPLSPAPITLQVLFVFLAGLVLGPVWGPVSMLIYLAAGAVGLPVFAGMEGGLGQLFSYTGGYLWSYPIAAGLIGLVVHRGTTLRDPGDTALPVVAGALVAGTIVTYGLGTGYMAWLLELAAWEAVTAGALPFIPGELLKMAAAIALVRSGRLEPVRS, from the coding sequence ATGGCAACGGAACAGAATTCGGTCGACCTCGTCGACGACGCCGTCGTCCGTCAGTTCGCGCGGGCGGCGCTGCTCGCGACGCTGATCGGGGCCTCGGCGCCGGTGTCGATCCCGCTCCCGCTCTCGCCGGCACCGATCACGCTCCAGGTCCTGTTCGTCTTCCTCGCCGGCCTGGTCCTGGGTCCGGTCTGGGGACCCGTCTCGATGCTGATCTATCTCGCGGCGGGCGCCGTCGGACTGCCGGTGTTCGCCGGGATGGAAGGCGGGCTCGGACAGCTGTTTAGCTATACCGGCGGCTATCTGTGGTCGTACCCGATCGCCGCGGGACTGATCGGGCTCGTCGTCCATCGCGGGACGACGCTGCGAGACCCCGGCGATACGGCGCTGCCGGTCGTCGCCGGCGCGCTCGTCGCGGGGACGATCGTCACCTACGGCCTGGGAACGGGCTACATGGCCTGGCTCCTCGAACTGGCGGCCTGGGAAGCCGTCACCGCCGGCGCGCTCCCGTTCATCCCCGGCGAACTGCTCAAGATGGCCGCCGCGATCGCCCTCGTCAGGAGCGGCCGGCTCGAACCGGTCCGCTCGTAA
- a CDS encoding proline dehydrogenase family protein, translating into MIPPIASRFVAGTTASGALDHVADCNETGLGGIVNLLGEHYHDREPADEDADVYCRLVDELAARDLNGSVSVKPSQIGIDVGLDVFAENFDRIVEAAADDDVFVWCDMEDHTTTDTTLDVVESAAQDHPHGVGVAIQANLKRTRDDLQHLADVPAAVRLVKGAYDEPSSIAYDAKAEVDEAYKEYLEFLFREFDRGVAVGSHDPEMLDAAVELHEEYGTPFEIQMLMGVREDAQRDLAAKGYEVNQYVPYGDKWMQYFYRRVRERKENALFALRAVVGV; encoded by the coding sequence ATGATCCCCCCGATTGCTAGCCGATTCGTCGCCGGGACGACCGCGTCCGGCGCGCTGGATCACGTCGCGGACTGTAACGAAACGGGACTGGGCGGCATCGTGAACCTCCTCGGAGAACACTACCACGACCGCGAGCCCGCGGACGAGGACGCCGACGTGTACTGCCGCCTCGTCGACGAGTTGGCCGCCCGCGACCTGAACGGCAGCGTCTCGGTCAAGCCGTCCCAGATCGGCATCGACGTCGGGCTGGACGTCTTCGCAGAGAACTTCGACCGGATCGTCGAGGCTGCAGCCGACGACGACGTGTTCGTCTGGTGTGATATGGAAGATCACACGACGACTGACACGACCCTCGACGTCGTCGAATCGGCGGCCCAGGACCACCCCCACGGCGTCGGCGTCGCCATCCAGGCGAACCTCAAGCGCACGCGCGACGACCTGCAGCACCTGGCCGACGTGCCCGCGGCGGTCCGCCTGGTGAAAGGCGCCTACGACGAACCGTCGTCGATCGCCTACGACGCGAAGGCGGAGGTCGACGAGGCGTATAAAGAGTACCTCGAGTTCCTGTTCCGGGAGTTCGATCGCGGCGTCGCAGTCGGCAGCCACGATCCGGAGATGCTCGATGCCGCCGTCGAACTCCACGAGGAGTACGGGACGCCGTTCGAGATCCAGATGCTCATGGGGGTCCGCGAGGACGCCCAGCGCGACCTCGCGGCGAAGGGCTACGAGGTCAACCAGTACGTTCCCTACGGCGACAAGTGGATGCAGTACTTCTACCGGCGGGTTCGTGAGCGCAAGGAGAACGCGCTGTTCGCGCTTCGCGCCGTCGTCGGCGTGTGA
- a CDS encoding IclR family transcriptional regulator, with protein sequence MTDSRPRPVKTTKTSLALVRAVRDSDGATLSDLADRLGLAKSTVHNHLHTLVDEGFLVREGDTYHVGLQFLPFGKHARNRNPLYAPARRRVFALAEQTGNEADFIVAENGRAYSLEYAIGESTRGGVSESSPFRAGNRFYMHNCASGKAMLAAMPEERVRSIVDRWGLPATTDRTITDESSLFEELDAVRRRGYAVNDEELIEGYRSIGAAVTDPDGDVVGAFSVGGPTYRMAVDESTTEEIARLLDAEIDALKTELF encoded by the coding sequence ATGACGGACAGCCGCCCGCGCCCGGTCAAGACGACGAAAACGTCGCTCGCGCTCGTTCGCGCGGTCCGCGACAGCGACGGGGCAACGCTAAGCGATCTGGCCGACCGCCTCGGCCTGGCGAAGAGCACCGTTCACAATCACCTGCACACGCTAGTCGACGAGGGGTTTCTCGTTCGCGAGGGCGACACCTATCACGTCGGTCTTCAGTTTCTTCCGTTCGGCAAGCACGCGCGCAATCGAAATCCGCTGTACGCGCCGGCTCGGCGACGCGTGTTCGCCCTCGCCGAGCAGACGGGCAACGAGGCCGACTTCATCGTCGCGGAGAACGGTCGGGCCTACTCGCTCGAGTACGCGATCGGCGAGTCGACCCGCGGCGGCGTCTCGGAGTCGAGCCCCTTCCGCGCAGGCAACCGATTTTACATGCACAACTGCGCCTCGGGAAAGGCCATGTTAGCAGCGATGCCCGAAGAGCGCGTTCGTTCGATCGTCGATCGCTGGGGGCTCCCGGCCACCACCGACCGCACGATAACCGACGAGTCGTCGCTGTTCGAGGAACTCGACGCGGTCCGACGCCGCGGATACGCCGTCAACGACGAGGAGTTGATCGAGGGGTATCGCTCCATCGGCGCGGCGGTGACGGATCCGGACGGCGACGTCGTCGGGGCGTTCTCCGTCGGCGGCCCGACGTATCGAATGGCCGTCGACGAGTCGACGACCGAGGAGATCGCCCGACTGCTGGACGCCGAGATCGACGCGCTGAAAACGGAACTGTTTTGA
- a CDS encoding energy-coupling factor transporter transmembrane component T family protein, whose translation MLTYEPDATIAHRLDPRTKLAVQIGFAATALAHTTPRALALLSALTVGILFAARVSLWRTLVAYRFALGILALAPLLAGLTLGSPWFDTAAAVTSGLASYRVALVLFVSAAYVRSTPVRKSRAAIQRTVPGKPGQVLGIGVALVFRFLPVLRGDLRTIRQAMAARLGTERSAVDRAGTIGLLGLTRAFDRADRLSLALRARCFAWNPTLPPLAFSRVDYLALGLAVALAWSAFY comes from the coding sequence ATGCTGACCTACGAGCCCGACGCGACGATCGCCCACCGCCTCGACCCGCGGACAAAGCTGGCGGTCCAGATCGGGTTCGCCGCCACCGCCTTGGCCCACACGACGCCGCGGGCGCTGGCGCTGCTCTCGGCCCTGACGGTCGGGATTCTGTTCGCAGCGCGAGTCTCCCTCTGGCGGACCCTCGTCGCCTACCGGTTCGCGCTGGGCATCCTCGCGCTCGCGCCGCTGCTCGCCGGGCTCACGCTTGGTTCGCCCTGGTTCGACACCGCGGCTGCCGTCACATCCGGCCTGGCGAGCTATCGCGTCGCGCTCGTCCTGTTCGTCAGCGCGGCCTACGTCCGGTCGACGCCGGTTCGAAAGTCGCGCGCGGCGATCCAGCGGACGGTCCCCGGCAAACCCGGCCAGGTGTTGGGAATCGGCGTCGCACTCGTCTTCCGGTTCCTCCCCGTGCTCCGCGGGGACCTCCGGACGATCCGCCAGGCGATGGCCGCGCGGCTGGGAACCGAGCGCAGCGCGGTCGACCGGGCCGGGACGATCGGCCTCCTGGGACTGACCCGCGCCTTCGACCGGGCCGATCGGCTCTCGCTCGCGCTCCGAGCGCGGTGTTTCGCGTGGAATCCCACGCTCCCGCCGCTCGCGTTCTCACGGGTCGACTATCTCGCCCTCGGCCTGGCCGTCGCGCTCGCCTGGTCCGCGTTCTACTAA
- a CDS encoding helix-turn-helix domain-containing protein, whose translation MSSTSSTTTAAGTADGTRLTLDIWHPDCWGLQATEAVDAGLLVHTVHRTVEETVKGHFTVYADTTAQLDEFVTFADESPLTHSTVELGQRSTGTAPSPGNATRELFVEYEPEHSISDTLVSHGFIHDVSVRVEGGVEHWPVFVADGRTEIQDRLETIRAQTDAEISISKIASADGDSPGAPDRTDRLTPRQREAFELACDRNYYAWPREISTRELADELDVSKTTLLEHLRKAEAKLLNPDAA comes from the coding sequence ATGAGCAGCACGAGTTCGACGACGACAGCGGCGGGAACGGCCGACGGAACGCGACTCACTCTCGACATCTGGCACCCGGACTGTTGGGGGTTACAGGCCACCGAAGCCGTCGACGCCGGCCTGCTCGTCCACACCGTCCACCGGACCGTCGAGGAGACCGTCAAGGGACACTTCACCGTCTACGCCGACACGACGGCGCAACTCGACGAGTTCGTCACCTTCGCCGACGAGTCGCCGCTGACCCACTCGACGGTCGAACTAGGACAGCGGTCGACCGGTACCGCACCGAGTCCGGGCAACGCGACGCGCGAACTGTTCGTCGAATACGAGCCCGAACACAGCATCAGCGACACGCTCGTCTCCCACGGATTCATCCACGACGTGTCCGTTCGCGTCGAGGGCGGCGTCGAGCACTGGCCGGTCTTCGTCGCTGACGGCCGCACCGAAATTCAGGACCGGCTCGAGACCATCCGGGCCCAGACCGACGCCGAGATCTCGATCAGCAAGATCGCTTCGGCCGACGGAGACTCTCCGGGCGCTCCCGACCGGACCGACCGCCTCACGCCGCGCCAGCGGGAGGCGTTCGAACTCGCCTGCGACCGCAACTACTACGCCTGGCCCCGCGAGATAAGCACGCGCGAGCTCGCGGACGAACTCGACGTCTCGAAGACGACGCTGCTCGAACACCTCCGGAAGGCCGAGGCCAAACTCCTCAACCCCGACGCGGCCTGA